In Methanothermobacter sp., a genomic segment contains:
- a CDS encoding class III signal peptide-containing protein: MDDKGQLSVEYLLLVFVIILIVGGVTIPLIGRAIDASNDVSRASDAKVAVESIANAADVVYSNGPGAKRTVSFYIPQNGILGYRNNMIYFTITFSNNTMRNITATTQYNYNLTSNNIQLTKGWHTATITWPLNTRSLTITIV; the protein is encoded by the coding sequence ATGGATGATAAAGGTCAGCTTTCAGTTGAATATCTTTTGCTCGTGTTTGTAATCATTTTAATAGTAGGTGGAGTGACCATTCCTCTTATAGGAAGAGCCATAGATGCTAGTAATGACGTTTCAAGGGCATCAGATGCAAAAGTCGCCGTGGAATCGATTGCAAATGCGGCTGATGTTGTATATTCCAATGGACCAGGGGCTAAAAGGACGGTGAGTTTCTATATACCCCAAAATGGTATACTAGGCTACAGGAACAACATGATATACTTTACCATTACCTTTAGTAATAATACTATGAGGAACATAACAGCCACGACACAATATAATTATAACCTAACATCAAATAACATACAATTGACAAAGGGCTGGCATACTGCAACCATCACATGGCCACTAAACACGAGATCACTTACGATCACAATAGTTTAA
- a CDS encoding DUF2101 family protein has translation MLGTLVIELIRLPKKIKSGAVKEKIKEIKVETISRKGMALLGKIGAHDNFGVKRMKGAKVEDLTPIEDEVHIMVKGARFHPSEKENTVLKLQVSAAAFLIVSILYSFNLVSFIIFAAVGIILVFLIVYILYYQVRVMYAEDFNAYRDFFIMYIMVGLFIVVVANNPAFSTSFFFTFFPSLSILLFAIIAVIIVFLVFRIRYYRNYTFGEVIEVGENTSYVRVDYDIRSNVKPDIYIVENNGFKAKKGNIVKLAIEGSLFSARGNRPTKILEIVS, from the coding sequence TTGTTAGGTACTCTTGTTATTGAACTTATAAGATTGCCTAAAAAGATAAAATCAGGGGCAGTTAAAGAGAAGATTAAAGAAATCAAAGTAGAGACTATATCCAGGAAAGGAATGGCTTTATTGGGCAAAATAGGTGCACATGATAATTTTGGGGTTAAAAGGATGAAGGGAGCTAAAGTCGAAGATTTAACCCCAATAGAGGATGAAGTGCACATAATGGTTAAAGGGGCCCGCTTTCATCCTTCAGAAAAAGAAAACACCGTCCTAAAGCTCCAAGTATCCGCTGCAGCATTTCTCATTGTTTCAATATTATACTCTTTTAATCTCGTATCATTTATTATATTTGCCGCTGTGGGGATTATACTAGTATTTCTGATAGTCTATATACTCTATTATCAAGTTAGGGTAATGTATGCAGAGGACTTCAATGCGTATAGAGATTTCTTCATTATGTATATAATGGTAGGATTATTCATAGTAGTGGTGGCTAATAACCCTGCTTTTTCCACATCATTCTTCTTCACATTTTTCCCATCACTCAGCATCCTACTATTTGCAATAATAGCCGTAATAATAGTATTTTTAGTATTTAGGATAAGATATTACAGAAATTATACATTTGGGGAAGTTATAGAAGTCGGTGAGAACACATCATATGTACGTGTGGACTATGACATAAGATCAAATGTGAAACCAGACATTTATATCGTTGAAAATAATGGATTCAAAGCTAAAAAAGGTAATATTGTGAAACTGGCAATTGAAGGTTCGCTATTCAGTGCCCGGGGCAATCGACCAACTAAAATACTGGAAATAGTATCCTAA
- a CDS encoding TIGR00289 family protein, with protein MDAAVLYSGGKDSTMALYKAMEQDNVKYLVSMVSDNPHSYMFHVPNIKWTRLSSKAIGIPLIEGPTSGIKEEELKDLKKLLRVLVERGVKVLYSGAIVSDYQRSRIDKLCQEVGLISKTPLWHVNPWEYMMEILDLGFKVIVTAVAAEGLDSSWLGREIDYEMLKELKDLNERYGVHLAFEGGEAETFVLDGPIFKKRIKILKAEKKWFKDSGILEIMDAILLDKG; from the coding sequence TTGGATGCTGCTGTACTCTATTCCGGTGGTAAAGATAGTACAATGGCACTTTACAAGGCTATGGAACAGGACAATGTAAAGTATCTAGTGTCCATGGTCTCAGATAACCCACATTCGTACATGTTCCATGTGCCTAATATAAAGTGGACACGTTTATCCTCTAAGGCTATTGGCATACCCTTAATCGAGGGTCCGACGAGCGGAATAAAAGAGGAAGAGCTAAAAGATCTTAAGAAGCTTTTAAGAGTGCTCGTTGAACGCGGGGTCAAAGTGTTATATTCCGGTGCCATTGTTTCCGATTACCAGCGGTCGAGAATAGACAAACTTTGTCAAGAGGTTGGACTCATTTCAAAAACGCCACTCTGGCATGTTAACCCGTGGGAGTATATGATGGAAATCTTGGATTTGGGGTTTAAGGTTATAGTGACTGCAGTTGCAGCTGAGGGTCTTGACAGTTCATGGCTTGGACGTGAAATAGACTATGAAATGCTCAAAGAATTAAAGGATTTAAATGAGAGATATGGTGTCCACTTGGCATTTGAAGGTGGTGAAGCCGAAACATTCGTCCTTGACGGGCCAATATTCAAAAAGAGGATCAAGATCTTAAAGGCTGAGAAGAAGTGGTTCAAGGATAGTGGTATTTTAGAGATAATGGATGCTATACTCCTGGATAAAGGTTAG
- a CDS encoding A24 family peptidase C-terminal domain-containing protein codes for MYSILPVLVALLASLYAAYSDLKRGVIPNRLTFPLIGLGIVLDAIFSYQMGDPLFFVFALIFTGMTFIVCYIFWRLGAWAGGDVKLFTGLAALLPFQPSLLRYSIMGVSFPIIASYPFPFTLIINSILGILPFLIIFVFYIASKYKRHLLEELLEPIKDYKSSLIFALIITSAITLTLMITSILSLQIIILAFIIIYILTMMISKLPMKPKILVISAVTLYSIYQNPKLTITGILILWTSIIILQVIRKLLGKVAKEALQDEIKVEDLKEGMILAYKLYKKDNKYYFDEKSFWEKIKEAARTGNLQSLSPGKIVLSSMAAGLTREDIKLLVELSKTGKIPGKVRIKKGVPFAPAIFIGLLLSLSIGDLAILLLKVFSIGIR; via the coding sequence ATGTATTCAATTTTACCGGTCCTAGTAGCATTGTTAGCTAGTCTATACGCTGCATATAGTGACCTCAAGAGGGGTGTAATCCCTAATAGGTTAACATTCCCACTTATAGGCCTTGGCATAGTATTAGACGCCATATTTTCCTATCAGATGGGAGATCCGCTCTTTTTTGTTTTTGCACTGATATTCACTGGTATGACGTTTATTGTCTGTTATATTTTTTGGAGGTTGGGTGCCTGGGCTGGTGGCGATGTTAAATTATTCACGGGCCTTGCCGCGCTTTTACCATTCCAACCATCCCTGTTAAGATATTCTATCATGGGAGTGTCATTTCCCATCATAGCATCTTATCCATTCCCTTTTACATTGATAATCAACAGTATACTGGGTATACTCCCATTCCTTATCATTTTTGTATTTTACATAGCATCCAAATATAAAAGACACTTATTAGAAGAGCTCCTAGAACCTATAAAAGATTATAAAAGTTCTCTAATTTTTGCTCTTATCATAACATCAGCCATAACCTTAACATTAATGATAACATCAATCTTATCATTGCAGATTATCATATTAGCCTTTATAATAATCTATATTCTTACGATGATGATATCTAAACTACCCATGAAACCAAAAATCCTAGTAATATCCGCTGTAACATTATACTCCATATACCAGAATCCAAAATTGACAATAACTGGGATATTGATCCTATGGACTTCTATAATCATCTTACAGGTTATAAGGAAACTCCTAGGGAAAGTGGCCAAGGAAGCTCTCCAAGACGAAATAAAAGTAGAAGACCTCAAAGAGGGCATGATACTAGCCTATAAACTCTACAAAAAGGATAACAAATACTATTTCGATGAAAAAAGTTTCTGGGAAAAGATCAAAGAAGCTGCCAGGACAGGCAACCTTCAAAGTCTATCCCCAGGGAAAATCGTATTATCATCTATGGCCGCCGGCCTCACAAGAGAAGATATAAAACTTCTAGTTGAACTTTCAAAAACTGGGAAGATCCCGGGGAAGGTTAGGATAAAAAAGGGTGTTCCATTCGCTCCTGCAATATTCATAGGGCTACTATTATCTTTATCTATAGGTGATCTTGCAATTTTACTCTTAAAAGTCTTTAGCATAGGGATACGCTAA
- a CDS encoding peptidase, with translation MIFYAYNPFFSKEKSPPKQPTPPPAEPQPAPIVVPKPNNSSNNNNSTGDFEISAEKAEEIASKPGYTTKDPTSGSIKIQEKDIEVWIVPLYKDHKLVERVYISKTDGKIVATEKF, from the coding sequence TTGATATTTTATGCATATAACCCGTTCTTTTCTAAGGAGAAATCCCCACCAAAGCAACCAACCCCTCCACCAGCAGAGCCTCAACCCGCACCCATCGTAGTCCCAAAACCCAATAACTCATCAAACAATAATAATTCAACAGGAGATTTTGAAATAAGCGCTGAAAAGGCTGAGGAGATAGCATCAAAGCCAGGATATACTACTAAGGATCCAACATCCGGTTCTATTAAGATTCAAGAAAAGGATATTGAAGTATGGATAGTCCCACTCTACAAAGACCATAAACTCGTAGAAAGAGTATATATAAGTAAAACAGATGGTAAAATAGTTGCAACGGAAAAATTTTAG